From the Burkholderia glumae LMG 2196 = ATCC 33617 genome, one window contains:
- a CDS encoding LuxR family transcriptional regulator: MTGGETSKASPSIRLGEDPSLAVLIEHLPAEIDCPFAYVMIDKNSLELGCFLSSYPIRLQQEYRRRALHRVDPVVLHAIQSVAPFSWAEAFRQQRVPDPSEFDALRREFGLHDGYVFTVHDPYQYVGMLSFFNRGGRPEFRAEIERVKGAMQLALVLFHSRINAKPPDSRHRVESLTLRERTVLKWAAMGKSYSEIADICGIRERTVKYHMANVVQKLDVSTAKQAVIVASRLGLAALSEG; the protein is encoded by the coding sequence ATGACGGGCGGTGAAACCAGCAAGGCGTCGCCGTCGATTCGGCTGGGCGAAGACCCCAGCCTGGCCGTGCTGATCGAGCATCTGCCGGCCGAGATCGATTGCCCGTTCGCCTATGTCATGATCGACAAGAATTCGCTGGAGCTTGGATGCTTCCTTTCGAGTTATCCGATCCGCTTGCAGCAGGAATATCGGCGCCGTGCATTGCACCGCGTCGATCCGGTGGTCCTGCATGCGATCCAGAGCGTCGCGCCGTTTTCGTGGGCCGAGGCATTCAGGCAGCAGCGCGTGCCCGATCCATCGGAATTCGATGCGCTGCGCCGCGAATTCGGGCTTCACGACGGCTACGTGTTCACGGTCCACGATCCGTACCAGTACGTGGGCATGCTCAGCTTTTTCAATCGCGGCGGGCGGCCCGAGTTCCGGGCCGAGATCGAGCGCGTGAAGGGTGCGATGCAGCTCGCGCTGGTGCTGTTTCACAGCAGGATCAATGCGAAGCCGCCCGACTCCCGGCACCGCGTCGAGTCGCTGACGCTGCGCGAGCGCACCGTTCTCAAATGGGCCGCCATGGGCAAGTCGTACAGCGAGATCGCCGATATTTGCGGGATTCGCGAGCGCACGGTCAAGTACCACATGGCGAACGTCGTGCAGAAGCTCGACGTGTCCACCGCCAAGCAGGCCGTGATCGTCGCGTCGAGGCTCGGGCTGGCCGCGTTGAGCGAGGGCTGA
- a CDS encoding transketolase-like TK C-terminal-containing protein — protein MDTMLLKRTRHTEHAAQACIRCIEDTRGDAGEHDSPLLTVSALIRDLHQDATVDGQFWFVDDRAEQQQRNAAIGAWPLWISERARNDERPLFYLTQSPTSRHLSMLTAQTAERGIILNDIESSPSRWAKGAHPWLPLWLASNRQCMPFDPACGEEVKAIVAGALHDLYMKGEPGFCYLTLHGEPIEALRCDRTQAYLGMYRLSEPKASQPQIRLLGAGLVLREVRAAAQLLKDDWGVDSEVWSCPSYTRLARDSADAQRWNASLGSCARRTSHLHACLNRSRQPVLAVTAYAEFVAAQLGPYLDAPFSAIGADTFAPNQCPDRRWIAYRALDALARQGQLAGADLARALDRYGLGELVPRQARPDGGACA, from the coding sequence ATGGACACGATGCTTCTCAAACGCACCCGACACACGGAGCATGCCGCGCAAGCCTGCATCCGCTGCATCGAGGACACCCGCGGCGACGCAGGCGAACACGATTCGCCCCTGCTCACCGTGTCGGCGCTGATCCGCGACCTGCATCAGGACGCCACGGTCGACGGCCAGTTCTGGTTCGTCGACGATCGTGCCGAGCAGCAGCAGCGCAACGCGGCGATCGGTGCCTGGCCGCTGTGGATCAGCGAGCGAGCGCGCAACGACGAGCGCCCGCTGTTCTACCTCACGCAGTCCCCCACCTCGCGCCATCTCTCGATGCTCACCGCCCAGACCGCGGAGCGCGGCATCATCCTCAACGACATCGAATCGTCGCCGTCGCGCTGGGCCAAGGGCGCGCACCCGTGGCTGCCGCTCTGGCTCGCCTCGAACCGCCAGTGCATGCCGTTCGATCCGGCCTGCGGCGAGGAGGTCAAGGCGATCGTGGCCGGCGCGCTGCACGATCTCTACATGAAGGGCGAGCCCGGCTTCTGCTATCTGACACTGCACGGCGAGCCCATCGAGGCGCTGCGCTGCGACCGGACCCAGGCCTATCTCGGCATGTATCGCCTGTCGGAGCCGAAGGCGTCCCAGCCGCAGATCCGGCTGCTCGGCGCCGGGCTGGTGCTGCGCGAGGTGCGTGCTGCGGCGCAGTTGCTCAAGGACGACTGGGGCGTCGACAGCGAGGTGTGGAGCTGTCCGAGCTACACCCGGCTCGCGCGCGACTCGGCCGACGCGCAGCGCTGGAACGCCAGCCTCGGCAGCTGTGCGCGCCGAACCTCGCACCTGCATGCCTGCCTGAACCGCAGCCGGCAGCCGGTCCTCGCCGTGACGGCCTACGCCGAGTTCGTCGCCGCCCAGCTGGGCCCCTATCTCGACGCGCCGTTCAGCGCGATCGGCGCCGACACGTTCGCGCCGAACCAGTGTCCGGACCGGCGCTGGATCGCCTACCGCGCCCTCGATGCGCTCGCCCGGCAAGGGCAGCTCGCCGGCGCCGACCTGGCGCGGGCCCTCGACCGCTACGGGCTCGGCGAACTCGTCCCGCGCCAAGCGCGGCCCGACGGCGGCGCCTGCGCGTGA
- a CDS encoding glutathione S-transferase family protein — MTSNSLTFYTADTPNGQKISIFLCEAKLSYEQVNLNLSKGEQREPAFLKLNPNGKIPVIVDHEAGVTLWESGAILTYLASKHGLLWPKDYREQAVINQWLQFQMGAIGPMLGQLWWFTHGSKTGNTEAIHRYHNETHRLYGVVDRQLGAFPYLAGNQYTIADIAAFPWLRTYDELGIDPTPYSHVQRWLDALEKRPAVRDGLAAVKAG; from the coding sequence ATGACCTCCAACAGTCTCACCTTCTATACGGCGGATACGCCGAACGGGCAGAAGATAAGCATCTTCCTGTGCGAAGCCAAGCTCAGCTACGAACAGGTGAATCTGAATCTGTCGAAAGGCGAGCAGCGCGAGCCGGCCTTCCTCAAGCTCAACCCCAACGGGAAAATTCCCGTCATCGTCGACCACGAGGCCGGCGTGACGCTGTGGGAATCCGGCGCGATCCTGACCTATCTCGCCTCGAAGCACGGCCTGCTGTGGCCGAAGGACTATCGCGAGCAGGCCGTCATCAACCAGTGGCTGCAGTTCCAGATGGGCGCGATCGGCCCGATGCTCGGCCAGCTGTGGTGGTTCACGCACGGCTCGAAGACGGGCAACACCGAGGCCATCCATCGCTACCACAACGAAACGCACCGGCTGTACGGCGTGGTGGACCGCCAGCTCGGCGCCTTTCCCTATCTTGCCGGCAATCAGTACACGATCGCCGACATCGCCGCGTTTCCGTGGCTGCGCACCTACGACGAACTCGGCATCGATCCCACGCCATATTCCCACGTACAGCGGTGGCTCGACGCGCTCGAAAAGCGGCCCGCGGTGCGCGACGGGCTGGCCGCCGTGAAGGCCGGATAA
- a CDS encoding glycoside hydrolase family 108 protein: MSKVPDDYINDVIAREGGYVNNPDDRGGETNFGITAATARAFGYQGAMRDLPRELAAQIYRQNYWTAPHFDQIAALDETLAAKLLDIGVNMGPATGVKFMQRALNVLNVPNQPAVTVDGQVGPATVALLRAFYAQRGSAGQPVLKGMVAAQQSVRYIELAEQNASQKTFEYGWQLNRALGGTA; this comes from the coding sequence ATGAGCAAGGTTCCCGACGATTACATCAACGACGTGATCGCGCGCGAGGGCGGCTACGTCAACAATCCAGACGACCGCGGCGGCGAGACGAACTTCGGCATCACGGCGGCCACGGCGCGCGCGTTCGGCTACCAGGGCGCGATGCGGGACCTGCCGCGCGAGCTGGCCGCGCAGATCTATCGGCAGAACTACTGGACGGCGCCGCATTTCGACCAGATCGCCGCGCTCGACGAGACGCTGGCGGCCAAGCTGCTCGACATCGGCGTCAACATGGGGCCGGCCACCGGGGTGAAGTTCATGCAGCGCGCGCTGAACGTGCTGAACGTGCCGAACCAGCCGGCCGTGACGGTCGACGGCCAGGTCGGGCCGGCCACCGTGGCGCTGCTGCGCGCCTTCTATGCGCAGCGCGGCAGCGCGGGCCAGCCGGTGCTGAAGGGCATGGTCGCCGCGCAGCAGTCGGTGCGCTACATCGAGCTGGCGGAGCAGAACGCCAGCCAGAAGACCTTCGAGTACGGTTGGCAGCTGAATCGGGCATTGGGAGGAACGGCATGA
- a CDS encoding DUF6587 family protein yields MSGGSGWQYAVIGVAVIASGVVTARQLAPAWAARRQTALAERLAARRHPALRWLGRRLAAGAAAGGGCGSGCSACGGCGTSGGPPPDESPLTFKPRAARGHAAETGARGR; encoded by the coding sequence GTGAGCGGCGGGTCCGGGTGGCAGTACGCGGTGATCGGCGTGGCGGTGATCGCGAGTGGCGTGGTGACGGCGCGCCAGCTCGCGCCGGCCTGGGCGGCGCGCCGCCAGACGGCACTGGCCGAGCGCCTGGCGGCGCGACGCCACCCGGCGCTGCGCTGGCTCGGGCGGCGCCTCGCAGCGGGCGCCGCCGCGGGCGGCGGCTGCGGCTCGGGCTGCTCGGCCTGCGGCGGCTGCGGCACTTCCGGCGGCCCGCCGCCGGACGAAAGCCCGCTCACGTTCAAGCCGCGCGCCGCACGCGGGCACGCCGCTGAGACCGGCGCGCGCGGCCGCTGA
- the feoB gene encoding ferrous iron transporter B — MSTLSLRVALVGSPNCGKTALFNQLTGARQKVANYAGVTVERKAGQCLTRSGRTLHLLDLPGAYSLESASPDERVTRDLLLGRQAGEAVPDLIVCVIDATNLRLHLRFLLEIQRLGRPVLVALNMMDEAARRGIGIDVATLERELGLPIVETVAVKRGGADALIAALDAHAPRDDARTGTPAAIAAGTAGAPPADIHARARALLAAAVTMPRATDARDDRLDRWALHPVFGLLILAAVMFVTFQAVYSIGKPLTDAIGDGFGWLGTVLGAWLPDGPLRSLLTDGILTGLGTVLGFLPEILVLFLFILVLEESGYLPRAAFLLDRMMLSVGLTGRSFIPLLSSFACAIPGILGTRSIADPRDRLATILVAPLMTCSARLPVYALLIGAFIPAHRVAYLFNLQGLVLFLLYAGGIGGAMLVGFVMKKLRGDREENALLMELPSYRMPRVRDIALGLRERGAIFLKRLTGVILALTVLMWFVSTFPSPPAGATGPAIDYTFAGYLGRSLQTIFAPLGFNWQISLSLIPAFAARETAVAALATVYAVSGGEADLTGLAHALSANFSLASALSLMAWFAFAPQCMSTLAVIRRETQSWRNVAISFCYMFGMAYAASLVTYQIARALL, encoded by the coding sequence ATGAGTACGCTTTCCCTGCGCGTCGCCCTGGTCGGCAGCCCCAACTGCGGCAAGACCGCCCTCTTCAACCAGCTCACCGGCGCACGCCAGAAGGTCGCGAACTACGCGGGCGTGACCGTCGAGCGCAAGGCCGGGCAATGCCTCACGCGCTCGGGCCGCACCCTCCACCTGCTCGATCTGCCCGGCGCCTACAGCCTCGAATCGGCGAGCCCCGACGAGCGCGTCACGCGCGACCTGCTGCTCGGGCGCCAGGCCGGCGAGGCCGTGCCGGACCTGATCGTCTGCGTGATCGACGCCACCAACCTGCGCCTGCACCTGCGCTTCTTGCTCGAGATCCAGCGCCTCGGGCGGCCGGTGCTGGTGGCCTTGAACATGATGGACGAGGCCGCGCGGCGCGGCATCGGCATCGACGTCGCCACGCTCGAACGCGAGCTCGGCCTGCCGATCGTCGAGACGGTGGCCGTCAAGCGGGGCGGGGCCGATGCGCTGATCGCCGCGCTCGACGCGCACGCCCCCCGTGACGACGCGCGCACCGGCACGCCCGCCGCGATCGCGGCCGGCACCGCCGGCGCGCCGCCCGCCGACATCCACGCCCGGGCGCGCGCGCTGCTGGCCGCGGCCGTGACGATGCCGCGCGCCACCGACGCACGCGACGACCGGCTCGACCGCTGGGCGCTGCATCCCGTGTTCGGCCTGCTGATCCTCGCGGCCGTGATGTTCGTCACGTTCCAGGCCGTCTACTCGATCGGCAAGCCGCTCACCGACGCGATCGGCGACGGCTTCGGCTGGCTCGGCACGGTGCTCGGCGCGTGGCTGCCCGACGGGCCGCTGCGCAGCCTGCTCACCGACGGCATCCTGACCGGCCTGGGCACGGTGCTCGGCTTCCTGCCGGAGATCCTCGTGCTGTTCCTGTTCATCCTGGTGCTGGAAGAATCGGGCTACCTGCCGCGCGCGGCGTTCCTGCTCGACCGGATGATGCTGTCGGTGGGCCTGACGGGCCGCTCCTTCATCCCGCTGCTGTCGAGCTTTGCCTGCGCGATTCCCGGCATCCTCGGCACGCGCAGCATCGCCGACCCGCGCGACCGGCTCGCTACGATCCTGGTGGCCCCGCTGATGACCTGCTCGGCCCGGCTACCCGTGTACGCGCTGCTGATCGGCGCGTTCATCCCGGCGCATCGCGTGGCCTACCTCTTCAACCTGCAGGGCCTCGTGCTGTTCCTGCTCTACGCGGGCGGCATCGGCGGCGCGATGCTGGTGGGCTTCGTCATGAAGAAGCTGCGCGGCGACCGCGAGGAAAACGCGCTGCTGATGGAGCTGCCGTCGTACCGCATGCCGCGCGTGCGCGACATCGCCCTCGGCCTGCGCGAGCGCGGCGCGATCTTCCTCAAGCGGCTGACCGGCGTGATCCTCGCGCTGACGGTACTGATGTGGTTCGTCTCGACGTTCCCGTCGCCGCCCGCCGGCGCGACCGGCCCGGCCATCGACTACACGTTCGCCGGCTACCTCGGCCGCAGCCTGCAGACCATCTTCGCTCCGCTCGGCTTCAACTGGCAGATCAGCCTGTCGCTGATTCCGGCGTTCGCGGCCCGCGAGACCGCCGTGGCCGCGCTCGCCACCGTCTACGCGGTGAGCGGCGGCGAGGCCGACCTCACCGGCCTCGCCCACGCGCTGAGCGCGAACTTCTCGCTGGCCAGCGCGCTGTCGCTGATGGCCTGGTTCGCGTTCGCGCCGCAATGCATGTCGACGCTCGCGGTGATCCGGCGCGAGACGCAGTCGTGGAGGAACGTCGCGATCTCGTTCTGCTACATGTTCGGGATGGCCTACGCGGCGTCGCTCGTCACCTATCAGATCGCGCGGGCCTTGCTGTGA
- a CDS encoding FeoA family protein, with protein sequence MIDSQRRGASRQYNENDCYSYIFPAMLLSHLPKNVPALVVDVANVSQPDPIAQRLRDLGFVAGERVRVVAHGPWRADPVLIQIGSTRFALRRTEAARVTVTEAPSS encoded by the coding sequence TTGATCGACTCGCAGCGGCGCGGCGCATCACGTCAATATAATGAGAACGATTGCTATTCATACATTTTCCCTGCGATGCTCCTCAGCCATTTACCCAAGAACGTGCCGGCGCTCGTCGTCGATGTCGCGAACGTCTCCCAGCCCGATCCGATCGCCCAGCGCCTGCGGGATCTGGGCTTCGTCGCCGGGGAGCGGGTGCGGGTCGTCGCGCACGGCCCATGGCGCGCCGATCCGGTACTGATCCAGATCGGCTCCACGCGGTTCGCGCTGCGCCGCACCGAAGCGGCGCGCGTCACGGTCACGGAGGCCCCGTCGTCATGA
- a CDS encoding GGDEF domain-containing protein — MTSTSLPNVHPGAAPDLFETESAALERARATHRATDADAAAYRQSLGELIEHFERLMRETRRLIGRSDRAEREMQALANQLAHRASHDALTGVLNRSAVIERTAKTLRTRNAAMVVLDIDEFKRINDDFGHPTGDAVILGVVDCLRSIVVERGFIGRVGGEEFTVILPDCEASEAGMLAERMRRAMSDSLVVPPVDRAITASFGISINAAGTSFDTAYGMADEALYRAKRGGRNRVEFADQ; from the coding sequence GTGACTTCGACGTCCTTGCCCAACGTGCATCCGGGCGCCGCGCCGGATCTCTTCGAGACCGAGAGCGCGGCGCTGGAGCGGGCGCGCGCCACCCACCGCGCCACGGATGCCGACGCCGCGGCGTACCGCCAGTCGTTGGGGGAGCTCATCGAGCACTTCGAGCGCCTGATGCGAGAAACGCGCCGGCTGATCGGGCGCAGCGACCGCGCCGAGCGCGAGATGCAGGCGCTCGCCAACCAGTTGGCGCATCGCGCCTCGCATGACGCGCTGACCGGCGTGCTGAACCGCAGCGCCGTGATCGAGCGCACCGCCAAGACCCTGCGCACCCGCAACGCCGCGATGGTGGTGCTCGACATCGACGAGTTCAAGCGCATCAACGACGATTTCGGTCATCCGACCGGCGACGCGGTGATCCTCGGCGTGGTCGACTGCCTGCGCAGCATCGTCGTCGAGCGTGGCTTCATCGGGCGCGTCGGCGGCGAGGAGTTCACGGTGATCCTGCCCGACTGCGAGGCCAGCGAGGCCGGCATGCTCGCCGAGCGGATGCGGCGCGCCATGAGCGACTCGCTGGTGGTGCCGCCCGTCGACCGCGCGATCACGGCCAGCTTCGGCATCAGCATCAACGCCGCCGGCACCAGCTTCGACACCGCCTACGGGATGGCCGACGAGGCGCTCTACCGCGCCAAGCGCGGCGGCCGCAACCGCGTGGAATTCGCCGACCAGTAA
- a CDS encoding DUF1987 domain-containing protein: protein MDNLFIPATTTSPEIDFRFDQHRLSIKGESYPENAAAFYAPIIDTMRRYLAESTGAAITIDVALTYFNSSSTKMLFSIFDALDQAAQAGSRVSMNWFRDEEDETIAEFGEELKADFDAIEFSDRPVAH from the coding sequence ATGGATAACCTTTTCATTCCCGCCACGACGACATCGCCCGAGATCGACTTCCGCTTCGATCAGCACCGGCTGTCGATCAAGGGCGAGTCGTACCCCGAGAATGCCGCCGCGTTCTACGCGCCGATCATCGACACGATGCGCAGGTATCTGGCCGAGAGCACGGGCGCCGCGATCACGATCGACGTCGCGCTGACCTACTTCAACAGCTCCAGCACCAAGATGCTGTTCAGCATCTTCGACGCGCTCGACCAGGCCGCCCAAGCGGGCAGCCGCGTGTCGATGAACTGGTTTCGCGACGAGGAGGACGAGACGATCGCCGAATTCGGCGAGGAACTGAAGGCCGATTTCGACGCGATCGAGTTCAGCGACCGTCCCGTCGCGCACTGA
- a CDS encoding SiaB family protein kinase, which yields MFQLLDQDSAFFDLAQRRNVLFYHKGFFSHNIVAAMSEVVKLQLEVAGVTGPTRRKLFSSFVELSQNIVHYSSNALHAGEDGRGDVREGAVCISQNGEHYVMWCVNPMATSQVENLRAKLEPLRNMSVEEIKQAYKITLRAETPEDSKGAGLGFLTMARDASAPLEFAFHPRAGESGITLFCLMAII from the coding sequence ATGTTTCAACTACTCGATCAAGACAGCGCGTTTTTCGACCTGGCGCAGCGGCGCAACGTGCTCTTCTATCACAAGGGTTTTTTCTCCCACAACATCGTGGCGGCCATGAGCGAGGTGGTCAAGCTGCAGCTGGAAGTGGCCGGCGTGACCGGCCCGACCCGCCGCAAGCTGTTCTCGTCGTTCGTCGAACTGTCCCAGAACATCGTCCACTATTCGTCGAACGCGCTGCACGCGGGCGAGGACGGGCGCGGCGACGTGCGCGAGGGCGCGGTCTGCATCTCGCAGAACGGCGAGCACTACGTGATGTGGTGCGTCAACCCGATGGCGACCAGCCAGGTGGAGAACCTGCGCGCCAAGCTCGAGCCGCTGCGCAACATGTCCGTCGAGGAGATCAAGCAAGCGTATAAGATAACGCTGCGCGCCGAGACCCCGGAGGACAGCAAGGGCGCCGGGCTCGGCTTCCTGACGATGGCGCGCGATGCGAGCGCGCCGCTCGAGTTCGCCTTTCACCCGCGTGCCGGCGAATCCGGAATCACGCTGTTCTGCCTCATGGCCATCATCTGA
- a CDS encoding SpoIIE family protein phosphatase, with the protein MHAAFSRFRRPSTSSAPRTAGDLGHDVPAVDAGDPNSVVMEIFSAHREMGSLAVLEDGRPIGLINRNIFMSQMSKPFHRELYDKKSCIAFMDKEPLVVDADVDIESLAFRTVETGDKALVDGFIVTRNGRFSGLGSGLQLVNAVAEMQAEKNRQIMQSIEYASVIQRAMLRASSETLSTRLHDAAMAWEPRDVVGGDFYHFSALPHGWFGAVADCTGHGVPGAFMTMLASASLSKELEQLGPCDPAALLAAVNRNVKSLLGQANDSAERAQSNDGLDAAMIWFDAARSVLHFAGARIALHLLPPGSAQFETIAPDKMGLGYVDSREDYPWRLHSLPAAAGSLLFVCTDGLTDQIGGPRNISFGRRRALEVIRQHRTEPPAAICEQLRQTLEQWQGAQPRRDDVTFFCARI; encoded by the coding sequence ATGCATGCAGCTTTCTCGCGATTTCGCCGCCCGTCGACATCGAGCGCTCCCCGCACGGCCGGCGACCTCGGCCACGATGTCCCGGCCGTGGATGCCGGAGACCCCAATTCCGTCGTCATGGAGATCTTCTCGGCACATCGCGAGATGGGCAGCCTGGCAGTGCTCGAGGACGGACGCCCGATTGGTCTGATCAATCGCAACATCTTCATGTCGCAGATGAGCAAGCCGTTTCATCGCGAGCTGTACGACAAGAAGAGCTGCATCGCCTTCATGGACAAGGAACCGCTGGTGGTGGACGCCGACGTCGACATCGAGTCGCTGGCGTTCCGCACCGTCGAGACCGGCGACAAGGCCCTCGTCGACGGCTTCATCGTGACGCGCAACGGCCGCTTCTCGGGCCTGGGCAGCGGCCTGCAACTGGTGAACGCGGTGGCCGAGATGCAGGCGGAGAAGAACCGCCAGATCATGCAGAGCATCGAGTACGCGAGCGTGATCCAGCGCGCCATGCTGCGCGCCTCCAGCGAAACGCTTTCGACCCGGCTGCACGACGCGGCGATGGCCTGGGAGCCGCGCGACGTGGTGGGCGGCGACTTCTATCATTTCTCGGCGCTGCCGCACGGCTGGTTCGGCGCGGTGGCCGACTGCACCGGCCACGGCGTGCCGGGCGCCTTCATGACGATGCTCGCCTCGGCGTCGCTGTCCAAGGAACTCGAGCAACTCGGGCCCTGCGATCCGGCCGCGCTGCTCGCGGCGGTCAACCGCAACGTCAAGAGCCTGCTCGGGCAGGCCAACGACTCGGCCGAGCGCGCGCAGTCGAACGACGGCCTCGACGCCGCGATGATCTGGTTCGACGCCGCGCGCAGCGTGCTGCACTTCGCCGGCGCGCGCATCGCGCTGCACCTGCTGCCGCCCGGCAGCGCGCAGTTCGAGACGATCGCGCCGGACAAGATGGGCCTGGGCTACGTGGACAGCCGCGAGGACTACCCCTGGCGCCTGCACTCCCTGCCGGCCGCGGCCGGCAGCCTGCTGTTCGTCTGCACCGACGGCCTGACCGACCAGATCGGCGGGCCGCGCAACATCTCGTTCGGGCGGCGGCGCGCGCTCGAGGTGATCCGCCAGCACCGCACCGAACCGCCCGCGGCGATCTGCGAGCAGCTGCGGCAAACGCTGGAGCAATGGCAAGGCGCCCAGCCGCGCCGCGACGACGTCACGTTTTTTTGTGCTCGTATCTAA